A single region of the Nicotiana sylvestris chromosome 6, ASM39365v2, whole genome shotgun sequence genome encodes:
- the LOC104212958 gene encoding G-type lectin S-receptor-like serine/threonine-protein kinase At4g27290, which yields MEVKNKKILLFLQLILFSCFTFGANTNSTTTNQKLSLGDTLSAEKSITIGVTIISSGGIFEMGFFTVGNLSNYYIGIWYKQITPQTVVWVANRETPLSFSEMDSAQLKIIQGNLVLLNGTGVSIWSTNINSNTTSKSIVAIIRDDGNLILNDGSNSLWQSFDHPSHTFFPGSKFGYNKRNKTSQILTSWKNSEDPSPGLFSLEAEPNGEFVIRWNKTVNYWSTGPWNGHTFGPLPLRPNSQYNYTFINNEDEFYFRYFILNPLSRARIIMDVSGELKQLTWMNSSKQWNVFFTQPTQSCNIYAYCGAFGACNQTPNQSCDCLPGFTPKSNKDWDLNSFSSGCERKTSLKCGNVTATNLEQDKFWRHSHMRLPVNNRTLTVDSEAECESICLNNCSCTAYAFDANQCLIWNGDLFNLQQLSEDDASGMAIYVKLAASEFSVPKVADQTHKSRRLKVVLPTTIATTLFLCTFIYLFYRTRRARTKGNPRPHWLNTQKGSGDLINEEDEKGIDVPFFSLESILAATDNFSEENKLGRGGFGPVYKGKFQGGREIAIKRLSAQSGQGIDEFKNEVVLIARLQHRNLVRLMGYCVQGNEKILLYEYMPNKSLDTFIFDERHHVLLDWKKRFDIILGIARGLLYLHHDSRLRIIHRDLKTGNILLDKDMNPKISDFGLARIVQGNATEANTNKVVGTYGYMSPEYALDGLFSIKSDVFSFGVMMLEITCGKRNTGFYQREEALNLLGYAWRLWNEGNAMNLVDESLLESCNEDDVLKCINIALLCVQEDARIRPSMPNVIIMLGSESTSLPKPNKPAFTARTRACNGTTSSSSKPYINSNNELTVTLEEGR from the exons ATGGaagtcaaaaataaaaaaattctccTTTTCCTGCAACTCATACTATTCTCATGCTTTACATTCGGAGCTAACACAAACAGTACTACTACGAACCAGAAATTGTCCCTTGGAGATACACTTTCTGCAGAGAAATCCATAACAATTGGCGTAACAATTATCTCTTCCGGTGGAATATTTGAGATGGGTTTCTTTACTGTAGGTAATCTTTCCAACTATTACATAGGTATATGGTATAAACAAATAACACCACAAACCGTAGTTTGGGTAGCAAATAGAGAGACTCCACTTTCTTTTTCCGAAATGGACTCTGCACAACTCAAAATTATACAGGGAAATTTGGTGCTTCTCAACGGGACTGGAGTCTCAATTTGGTCGACAAATATCAACTCCAACACCACGTCGAAATCTATCGTGGCGATTATTCGTGATGATGGAAATTTGATTTTGAATGACGGGTCTAATTCATTGTGGCAAAGTTTTGATCATCCGAGCCACACGTTTTTCCCTGGTTCTAAATTTGGAtacaataaaagaaataaaacaagccAAATTCTCACTTCTTGGAAGAATTCTGAAGATCCTAGTCCAGGACTCTTTTCCCTTGAGGCGGAGCCTAACGGTGAATTCGTTATTAGGTGGAACAAGACTGTAAATTACTGGTCTACTGGACCTTGGAATGGACATACATTTGGCCCGTTGCCTTTGAGACCAAATTCACAGTACAACTATACATTTATAAACAACGAGGATGAGTTctatttcagatattttattttaaatccttTATCCAGGGCAAGAATAATAATGGATGTCTCGGGGGAACTTAAGCAACTGACATGGATGAATAGTAGCAAGCAGTGGAATGTGTTTTTCACTCAACCAACACAATCATGTAATATTTATGCATATTGTGGGGCGTTTGGTGCCTGTAATCAGACCCCAAATCAATCGTGCGATTGTTTGCCTGGTTTCACTCCTAAGTCAAACAAAGATTGGGATTTGAATAGCTTTTCTAGTGGTTGTGAGAGGAAAACAAGTCTCAAGTGTGGTAATGTCACGGCTACCAATTTGGAACAGGACAAATTCTGGAGACATTCTCATATGAGATTACCAGTTAATAATCGCACTCTGACAGTTGACAGTGAAGCTGAATGTGAATCTATTTGTTTGAATAATTGCTCTTGTACTGCTTATGCTTTTGATGCCAATCAATGTCTAATTTGGAATGGAGACCTCTTCAACTTGCAACAATTATCCGAAGATGATGCTAGTGGAATGGCGATTTATGTCAAACTAGCTGCTTCTGAATTTTCAGTTCCCAAAG TTGCAGACCAAACGCACAAATCAAGAAGGCTAAAAGTTGTTCTTCCTACTACAATTGCCACTACTCTTTTTCTATGCACCTTTATCTACCTATTTTATAGAACAAGGAGAGCAAGAACAAAAG GAAATCCACGGCCACACTGGTTGAACACTCAAAAGGGGTCAGGCGACTTAATAAATGAGGAGGATGAGAAAGGCATCGATGTTCCATTCTTTAGTTTGGAAAGCATTTTAGCAGCAACAGATAACTTCTCAGAAGAAAATAAGCTAGGACGTGGTGGTTTTGGTCCTGTTTATAAG GGGAAGTTTCAGGGAGGACGAGAAATTGCAATCAAAAGATTATCAGCCCAATCGGGTCAAGGCATAGACGAATTCAAGAATGAAGTAGTATTGATTGCAAGACTTCAGCATCGAAATCTTGTTAGACTTATGGGTTATTGCGTCCAAGGAAATGAAAAGATTTTACTCTACGAGTATATGCCGAACAAAAGTTTAGACACCTTCATTTTTG ACGAAAGACATCATGTGTTATTAGATTGGAAGAAGCGATTTGATATCATTTTGGGGATTGCTCGAGGTCTTCTTTATCTGCACCATGATTCACGGTTGAGGATCATTCATAGAGATTTAAAAACAGGTAACATATTATTAGATAAAGACATGAACCCCAAGATTTCAGATTTTGGCTTAGCAAGGATAGTGCAAGGGAATGCTACAGAGGCAAATACAAACAAAGTTGTTGGAACATA TGGTTATATGTCTCCAGAATATGCATTAGATGGATTATTCTCAATCAAGTCTGATGTTTTTAGTTTTGGAGTAATGATGCTTGAGATTACCTGTGGCAAAAGAAATACAGGATTTTATCAGCGAGAGGAAGCCTTAAACCTCCTAGGTTAT GCATGGAGATTATGGAATGAAGGAAATGCTATGAATTTAGTTGATGAATCTCTGCTAGAATCATGCAATGAAGATGATGTATTGAAATGCATTAATATTGCGCTCTTGTGCGTACAAGAAGATGCACGCATTCGTCCAAGCATGCCAAATGTAATTATAATGCTTGGTAGTGAAAGCACTTCTCTTCCCAAACCTAATAAACCTGCTTTTACCGCACGAACACGTGCTTGTAACGGAACGACTTCGTCCTCTAGTAAGCCATACATCAACTCCAATAATGAGTTGACTGTTACCCTAGAGGAAGGCCGATAG